Proteins encoded together in one Bradyrhizobium sp. CB82 window:
- a CDS encoding enoyl-CoA hydratase: MSVQRARTPSPEPPILLREIFGTVAVLTLNRPAARNSLSEAMIGQLHASFNAIAEDKRIRAAVIAANGPAFSAGHDLKELTARRSDPDRGRAYFAEIMNACSAMMQAIVRLPKPVVAAVQGIATAAGCQLVASCDLAIASEAASFATPGVDIGLFCSTPMVALSRNVPRKQAMEMLLTGEPIPAQRAREIGLVNRVVAAGSERNAAIALAEQVALKSAYTVKLGKEAFYRQAEMSLADAYRYAAEVMTENMMARDAEEGIKAFIEKRTPTWEDK, from the coding sequence ATGTCCGTCCAGCGCGCCCGCACCCCCTCCCCGGAACCGCCGATCCTGCTGCGGGAGATCTTCGGCACCGTCGCCGTGCTCACGCTGAACCGACCGGCCGCACGCAACAGCCTGTCGGAGGCGATGATTGGCCAGCTGCATGCGAGCTTCAACGCGATTGCCGAGGACAAGCGCATCCGCGCCGCTGTCATCGCCGCCAACGGGCCGGCCTTTTCCGCCGGCCACGACCTGAAGGAATTGACTGCGCGCCGCAGCGATCCCGATCGCGGCCGCGCCTATTTCGCAGAGATCATGAATGCCTGCAGCGCGATGATGCAGGCGATCGTGCGTCTGCCCAAGCCCGTGGTCGCTGCCGTCCAGGGGATTGCGACCGCCGCCGGCTGCCAGCTCGTCGCAAGCTGCGATCTTGCGATCGCATCGGAAGCTGCGAGCTTCGCCACGCCCGGCGTCGACATCGGCCTGTTCTGCTCGACGCCGATGGTCGCGCTGTCGCGCAACGTGCCGCGCAAGCAGGCGATGGAAATGCTGCTCACCGGCGAGCCGATCCCGGCTCAGCGTGCGCGAGAGATCGGCCTCGTCAACCGCGTTGTCGCAGCCGGCAGCGAACGCAATGCCGCGATTGCGCTCGCGGAACAGGTCGCGCTGAAATCCGCCTACACCGTCAAGCTCGGCAAGGAGGCCTTCTACCGCCAGGCCGAGATGAGCCTTGCGGATGCCTATCGCTATGCGGCCGAGGTGATGACCGAGAACATGATGGCGCGCGATGCCGAGGAAGGCATCAAGGCCTTCATCGAGAAGCGCACGCCGACATGGGAAGATAAGTGA
- a CDS encoding CoA-binding protein, producing the protein MNHDTYPDNYIRGILNSVKSIAMVGASPVNVRPSYFAFKYLAQRGYDMIPVNPGHVGKELIGKPFVASLADIGRPVDMIDIFRSSSHIMPVVEEALRLDPLPKVIWMQLGARDDAAAEKAEAAGIKVVMNRCPKIEYGRLSSEISWMGVNSRTLSSKRPPAPTQGMQLSLNRMSLGGGHTAAADRAAKNKTEQN; encoded by the coding sequence ATGAATCACGACACCTATCCCGACAATTACATCCGCGGCATTCTCAACAGCGTGAAGTCGATCGCGATGGTCGGCGCCTCGCCGGTCAATGTGCGGCCAAGCTATTTTGCATTCAAATATCTGGCGCAGCGAGGCTATGACATGATCCCGGTCAATCCCGGCCATGTCGGCAAGGAGCTCATCGGAAAACCCTTTGTCGCCTCGCTCGCCGACATCGGCCGTCCCGTCGACATGATCGACATCTTCCGCAGCTCCAGCCACATCATGCCCGTGGTGGAGGAAGCCTTGAGGCTCGATCCGCTGCCGAAGGTGATCTGGATGCAGCTTGGCGCACGCGACGATGCAGCCGCGGAGAAGGCCGAGGCCGCCGGTATCAAGGTCGTGATGAACCGCTGTCCCAAGATCGAATATGGCCGGCTGTCCTCGGAGATTTCCTGGATGGGTGTCAATTCGCGCACGCTCAGCTCCAAGCGTCCGCCCGCGCCGACGCAAGGCATGCAATTGTCGCTCAATCGCATGAGCCTCGGTGGCGGTCACACGGCGGCGGCCGATCGCGCGGCCAAGAACAAGACCGAGCAGAACTGA
- a CDS encoding O-acetylhomoserine aminocarboxypropyltransferase, producing MSDRLPGFSTLAVHAGAQPDPTTGARATPIYQTTSFVFNDADHAASLFGLQSFGNIYTRIGNPTNAVLEERVAALEGGTAGLAVASGHAAQVVVMQQLLQPGDEFIAARKLYGGSINQFTHSFKGFGWNVVWADPDDIASFERAVTPRTKAIFVESIANPGGSITDIEAISTVARKAGVPLIVDNTLATPYLIKPIDHGADIVVHSLTKFLGGHGNSIGGVIVDAGTFDWSKDGKYPMLSEPRPEYHGIKLHETFGNFAFAIACRVLGLRDLGPALSPFNAFLILTGIETLPLRMQKHCDNAKAIAEFLSGHSAVASVSYAGLAGDKYNRLARKYAPKGAGAVFTFSLKGGYDAGVSLVSKLTLFSHLANVGDTRSLVIHPASTTHSQLDDAAKVKSGAGPDVVRLSIGIEDKEDLIADLEQALGA from the coding sequence ATGAGCGATCGCCTTCCGGGATTTTCGACCCTTGCCGTGCATGCCGGTGCACAGCCCGATCCGACGACCGGTGCGCGCGCAACGCCTATTTATCAAACGACCTCTTTCGTCTTCAACGACGCCGACCACGCGGCCTCGCTATTCGGCCTCCAGTCGTTCGGCAACATCTATACCCGCATCGGCAATCCCACGAATGCAGTGCTCGAGGAGCGTGTCGCAGCGCTCGAAGGCGGTACTGCCGGGCTTGCGGTCGCCTCGGGCCATGCCGCGCAGGTCGTGGTGATGCAGCAATTGCTCCAGCCCGGCGACGAGTTCATCGCCGCGCGAAAGCTCTATGGCGGCTCGATCAACCAGTTCACCCACTCGTTCAAGGGCTTTGGCTGGAACGTGGTATGGGCCGATCCCGATGACATCGCGAGCTTCGAGCGCGCGGTGACGCCGCGCACCAAGGCGATCTTCGTCGAGTCCATCGCCAATCCCGGCGGCAGCATCACCGACATCGAGGCGATCTCCACGGTGGCCCGCAAGGCCGGCGTGCCGCTAATCGTCGACAACACGCTGGCGACGCCCTATCTGATCAAACCGATCGATCACGGTGCCGACATCGTCGTCCACTCGCTGACGAAATTTTTGGGCGGCCATGGCAACTCGATCGGCGGCGTCATCGTCGATGCCGGCACCTTCGACTGGTCGAAGGACGGCAAATATCCGATGCTCTCGGAGCCGCGCCCCGAATATCACGGCATCAAGCTGCACGAGACCTTCGGCAATTTCGCTTTCGCCATCGCCTGCCGCGTGCTCGGCCTGCGCGACCTTGGACCGGCGCTGTCGCCCTTCAATGCGTTCCTCATCCTCACCGGCATCGAGACGCTGCCGCTACGCATGCAGAAGCACTGCGACAATGCTAAGGCGATCGCCGAATTCCTGTCCGGCCATTCCGCCGTGGCGTCAGTGAGCTATGCAGGGCTTGCCGGCGACAAGTACAACCGGCTCGCACGCAAATACGCGCCGAAGGGCGCGGGTGCGGTGTTCACGTTCAGCCTGAAGGGCGGCTATGACGCCGGGGTCAGCCTGGTCTCGAAGCTGACGCTGTTCTCGCACCTCGCCAATGTCGGCGACACCCGCTCGCTGGTGATCCACCCCGCCTCGACCACGCACAGCCAGCTCGACGACGCCGCCAAGGTGAAGTCCGGCGCCGGCCCCGACGTGGTCCGCCTTTCGATCGGCATCGAGGACAAGGAGGACCTGATCGCAGATCTCGAACAGGCGCTGGGCGCTTGA
- a CDS encoding amino acid racemase: protein MERRLSDGRNRYAEREYDVLSEHWRPLFGSVRMDRKQERDMLGVLGGMGPLATVDFVRKIVQNTSADRDQHHIPMLVCSASNIPDRTAAIVGVGPDPLPAMIDALRRLERAGATYIAIACNTAHNWHGALQEAASVPILHIADAVLDDLKSRNVREGVIGILATTGTLQAGIYQDRLSRHGFACRSPDRQDEVMRAICLVKAGRIGEAGAVLRDQVSMLISAGCRCVILACTEIPVALDATGDDLHGVTIDATDALSRACVDAYTRGSGRAPACPVSAMELG, encoded by the coding sequence ATGGAGCGCCGCCTCAGCGATGGCCGAAACCGTTATGCAGAACGGGAATACGACGTTCTGAGCGAGCATTGGCGCCCTCTCTTCGGATCCGTCAGGATGGATCGGAAACAGGAGAGAGACATGCTTGGTGTGCTGGGTGGCATGGGGCCGTTGGCCACCGTCGACTTCGTGCGGAAGATCGTCCAGAACACATCGGCGGACCGCGACCAGCATCATATTCCGATGCTCGTGTGCTCGGCCTCGAATATTCCGGACCGGACCGCGGCCATCGTCGGCGTGGGGCCGGATCCGTTGCCTGCGATGATCGACGCACTGCGACGGCTTGAGAGGGCTGGTGCGACGTACATCGCGATCGCCTGCAACACGGCGCACAATTGGCATGGTGCGCTTCAAGAGGCCGCATCGGTACCGATCCTCCATATCGCTGATGCCGTGCTTGACGATCTGAAGAGCAGGAATGTGCGGGAAGGGGTCATCGGCATCCTCGCGACCACGGGCACGCTCCAGGCGGGGATCTATCAGGATCGGCTCTCCCGGCACGGCTTTGCATGCCGGTCGCCTGACCGGCAAGACGAGGTGATGCGGGCGATCTGTCTGGTGAAGGCGGGACGTATCGGCGAAGCCGGCGCGGTCCTGAGGGATCAGGTGTCGATGCTGATCTCGGCGGGGTGTCGATGCGTCATTCTCGCATGCACGGAGATTCCGGTCGCCCTGGACGCCACAGGCGACGATCTGCATGGTGTCACGATCGACGCCACCGATGCGTTGTCGCGCGCCTGCGTTGACGCCTACACGAGAGGCTCGGGACGTGCACCGGCCTGCCCCGTAAGCGCGATGGAATTAGGATGA
- a CDS encoding LysR family transcriptional regulator, which produces MELKWLEDFISLAETRSFSRSAQERNVTQSAFSRRIQALELWLGVSLVDRSTYPTTLTAEGKRFRETAEEAVRMLKSSRADLLNARASTQIVSVAALHTLSLTFFPGWFKQIEKQTGPLASRLLPDDFHNCLQALVEGGYDFLLTFHHPSAPILLETDLYPHLVLGSDELVQIRSAASSEDEARSLPLLGYAKASFLGRIAAVAQGQDEMPAAASVHVNENAMAEALKFMVLAGHGKAWVPHCLVARELAAGDVVASGPRVPLQIRLYRNGTKRRAVVEQVWSAASAMAETVMQNGNTTF; this is translated from the coding sequence ATGGAACTGAAGTGGCTCGAAGACTTCATCAGCCTTGCCGAGACGCGAAGCTTCTCGCGGTCGGCCCAGGAGAGGAACGTGACGCAATCCGCGTTCAGCCGCCGTATTCAGGCGCTCGAGTTGTGGCTCGGCGTCTCATTGGTCGATCGTAGCACCTATCCGACGACTTTGACGGCCGAAGGCAAGCGGTTTCGAGAAACGGCGGAGGAAGCCGTCCGCATGCTGAAATCGAGCCGTGCAGATCTCCTGAATGCGCGCGCCAGCACACAGATCGTCTCCGTGGCGGCGCTGCACACGCTGTCCCTCACGTTCTTTCCTGGATGGTTCAAACAGATCGAAAAGCAGACGGGGCCGCTGGCCAGCCGCCTCCTGCCCGACGATTTCCACAACTGCCTCCAGGCGCTTGTCGAAGGCGGATATGATTTTCTCCTGACATTCCATCATCCGAGCGCGCCGATTCTGCTCGAAACCGATCTCTATCCGCATCTCGTGCTCGGAAGCGATGAACTTGTGCAGATCAGGAGTGCCGCGTCATCCGAGGACGAGGCCAGATCGTTGCCGCTGCTCGGTTATGCGAAGGCCTCATTTCTCGGCCGAATTGCCGCGGTCGCGCAGGGCCAGGACGAAATGCCGGCGGCAGCGAGCGTCCACGTCAACGAGAACGCGATGGCCGAAGCGTTGAAATTCATGGTGCTGGCGGGCCATGGAAAGGCATGGGTACCCCACTGTCTCGTCGCTCGGGAGCTTGCGGCGGGAGACGTTGTTGCAAGCGGCCCGAGGGTGCCGCTTCAGATCAGGCTGTACCGGAACGGTACGAAGCGGCGTGCCGTCGTTGAGCAGGTATGGAGCGCCGCCTCAGCGATGGCCGAAACCGTTATGCAGAACGGGAATACGACGTTCTGA
- a CDS encoding dicarboxylate/amino acid:cation symporter — MHVSAATSRHLLTKFIALGLIFGVAVGYLCNRLATSPEQAKVIAGYFSVVTDIFLRLIKMIIAPLVFATIVAGITSLGEPRAVGRIAAKALSWFLTASLISLGLGMLFANLFAPGAGMGLSLPAANAATNLQTGGINFKDFITHVFPTSAAQAMAQNEVLQILVFSLFFGLAISSLKPAKIALVTSLIDELVKIMLRITDFVMHFAPIGVFAAIAAVITTQGLGVLVTYGKFIGSFYLGLAVLWCVLLGAGLLVLGPSVFNLLRLLRQPMLLAFSTASSEAAFPKTFEQMTKYGVNERITGFVLPLGYSFNLDGSMMYQAFAGLFIAQAYGVDMGFAQQAALLLVMMVTSKGIAGVPRASLVVVAATLPMFDLPAAGMLLIMGIDQFLDMGRTMTNVIGNGIATAAIARWEADLQTSAEVPDAMPQPAAQSA; from the coding sequence ATGCACGTCTCTGCCGCGACATCCCGCCATCTGCTGACGAAGTTCATCGCCCTGGGCCTGATATTTGGCGTCGCGGTCGGCTATCTCTGCAACCGTCTTGCGACATCGCCCGAGCAGGCGAAGGTGATCGCAGGTTATTTCTCTGTCGTCACCGACATCTTCCTGCGCCTGATCAAGATGATCATCGCGCCCCTGGTGTTCGCCACGATCGTTGCGGGCATCACCAGTCTCGGGGAGCCGAGGGCGGTCGGCCGCATCGCCGCCAAGGCCTTGAGCTGGTTTTTGACGGCATCGCTGATTTCGCTCGGACTAGGGATGCTGTTCGCCAATCTCTTCGCGCCCGGCGCCGGCATGGGCCTCTCACTTCCGGCGGCGAATGCCGCAACGAACCTGCAGACCGGCGGCATCAACTTCAAGGACTTCATCACGCACGTGTTCCCGACCAGCGCCGCGCAGGCCATGGCGCAGAACGAAGTGCTTCAGATCCTTGTGTTCTCGCTGTTCTTCGGCCTGGCCATCTCGTCGCTCAAGCCAGCGAAGATCGCTTTGGTGACGTCGCTGATCGACGAGCTCGTAAAAATCATGCTCCGCATCACCGATTTCGTCATGCATTTCGCGCCAATCGGCGTCTTTGCTGCGATTGCCGCCGTGATCACCACGCAGGGGCTCGGTGTCCTCGTCACCTATGGCAAGTTCATCGGGTCGTTCTATCTCGGTCTGGCCGTACTGTGGTGCGTCCTGCTCGGCGCCGGATTGCTGGTGCTCGGACCATCGGTCTTCAACCTGCTGCGGCTGCTGCGCCAGCCGATGCTGCTGGCCTTCTCCACCGCCAGCAGCGAGGCGGCATTTCCCAAGACGTTCGAACAGATGACCAAATATGGGGTCAACGAGCGCATCACCGGCTTCGTGCTTCCGCTCGGCTATTCCTTCAATCTCGACGGCTCGATGATGTACCAGGCTTTCGCCGGCCTCTTCATCGCCCAGGCCTACGGCGTTGACATGGGCTTCGCGCAGCAGGCCGCGTTGCTGCTGGTCATGATGGTCACGAGCAAGGGAATCGCGGGCGTGCCGCGCGCGTCGCTGGTGGTCGTGGCAGCGACGCTGCCGATGTTCGATCTGCCGGCGGCCGGCATGCTGCTCATCATGGGCATCGACCAGTTCCTCGACATGGGGCGGACCATGACGAACGTGATCGGTAACGGCATCGCAACGGCCGCCATCGCCCGATGGGAAGCCGATTTGCAGACATCGGCAGAAGTCCCGGATGCGATGCCGCAACCGGCCGCGCAGTCCGCATGA